One Hypomesus transpacificus isolate Combined female chromosome 21, fHypTra1, whole genome shotgun sequence genomic window, gTGAGGGCAACAGATATTGTGGTTGAGAACGTATTTCGGGTGTAAAACCAACTGGGAAAGCACCAACACCAACTGTAAACACCAATGACTCAGACAGCAACAGCTCAGCTCTGCGATGAGTTCTTCTGCACACTCCGTTTCATAAGCACCACTCTTTGAGGATGTAAAGACAGCCCAGAAAACTGCAAGGCATTGTTTTCAATACAGCAAAATTAGCATGAAAACCAATCCGTGTCCATGGAACTCTGAACCCTTACTCTCATTGGCTCGTCAGGGTGGCCGGGTTTCAGCTGCCTCTTGCTGCGGAGAAGCTGCTTGGCAAAGCTCTCTTTGATGATGGGGTTGGCATCTGAGAACAGAGATGGTGAACTCCAGTCACAGTGTTTTAACAGAGCCATATATCTACAGGGGCAGATGCTTGCTTCCCCGTAGCATCAATTTTATAAATGAACTTGAGGAACTCATGACACAGCTGTTATATTTTGGGTTAGATATCAAGCCCAccaaccccccacctccccacacatTTAGGAAAATAGCAATCCACCAAGGTCTATAAACAGTCAAGTGACCGCAAATGTAACTGCTAATTAGCTGAATATAAATCGTGTCAAAACGCTGTGGCCATCACTGTGGTTTGTTTAGCTAGTCATGTGAAGCTGTGTATCCCCTAGTGCTGCCCTGGCAAAACCAAGGCCCTAAACCTCAGCCaccactctaacacacacacacacacacacacactggcctctCAGAGCAACAGTGCTCCGTTTCTGTCTCCGTAGTCCTCAGAATGCCATTATGAGGCTGTTTTTGGAGCGGAGGCAACAAAGTGCccattcatccctccctctccccagggaGCCCAGGCCGGCGGAGCACGTGACCTCCAGAGAAGGCCCAGGCTGCCATCTGAGGGTCTGAGGAACCTGGCTCTGTCAACAGAGGTGAGGCCTAAGGCTCTCACAGCAACGtggcaaaaaaacatttgggtCTTTCCTTTACATTTGCCTTCCGATACACAGATGACTTGTTTAAGTCCTTTATGGAATTAAATATGTTTTGTTTTAATGATTTATATATCGGTTTAAGTAAATAAACCGGTATATAAATAAAGGCAGATGCAAATTCCAACAATTCAGTGCTGTAGAGCCAATAAGATAACTTAGTAAATTGTATTCAGAAAATTGTGTTGTGATAAAATAATTAATAGTTTATTAAATACAAGGCAATGTGCATATTACTCAAACAAAAAATATGCATAATTACTGATTTATTTTCTGATCATGCTGGACATTTTTCATGCTGGAAAGTTTCGGAATCTTTGTTCAATACAACACTAAACCGCATAACGAATAGTTGGTAAAGACTTCAACAAAAAATTCTTAATAAAACTTTGCATACAAAAATGTCCATGTACATTCCGTACGTTTCtactcattttttttctttcagttaATTTCTGAATGTGCAAGGACACATACATGGATGCATTCTAGGGAAATAACTGTTGCAGAACAGTTTTTCCTAATCCTACCTGTAAAGACGGTCAATAAGACCATGCAAAGGAAAAATGCTACAAACTTCTTCATCTTTGCCCCGGTTCTGCTGCCTGCTGCCTTAGCACTGACACAAAGTCCCTATGAGTGCGGTATACATTTTCTTCTTACGTCACCTTAAGTCAATATGACACATTTGCAAACATTCTGTTATGTGTCACTGTGCCCAGCAGCTCCTGGAAAAATATCAGTTTAAACACACATACCTACGAATAACGAAACGCGATTGATTTTGTCAGCATGAACACAATATTACACACAACATAACTCTAAAACATCAAATGGCCCAATGAATGTCATTTTAATGTTCTGACAGTTGCAATATACATTTTATCCACTAGGCGTCGCAATGTTGAAATCGGCTCAGACACGAATTAGATTTGCTAGATCCTATTTGCCCAAAACAATGTTTATGCTTCACTGTTTTGGACGCTCTCATGGACCACACTTGAAC contains:
- the c21h17orf67 gene encoding uncharacterized protein C17orf67 homolog → MKKFVAFFLCMVLLTVFTDANPIIKESFAKQLLRSKRQLKPGHPDEPMREHLLHMQVLDQRAQETNLEHWLNPHCYPRCDRNYGHPV